In Solanum pennellii chromosome 3, SPENNV200, a single window of DNA contains:
- the LOC107012641 gene encoding E3 ubiquitin-protein ligase ATL31-like, giving the protein MVNFKALSVNLLLLVLLCPASAQPSNSSDSENRFEYPSVSPAMAIIIVILIAALFFIAFFSIYIRNRGAVNGSIGQTFSMRRRTAAATRGLEDSVIETFPTFTYVEVKDHHIGKGALECAVCLNEFEDDEMLRLIPKCDHVFHPECIDAWLKSHVTCPVCRADLTPKPDEPMPVQTPEVNRELGQEQENTQQNNEVTIQIDVDENLMSQQEETSVKPEVKRNLSFNAVNRPPRSFSVKRPKMLSKFRSHSTGHSLVVPGENLDRYTLRLPEKVRKDVMDRALLNRTRSCAVTLPRHGSTTRGYRAGPGEGSNRGARSFKRIDRFDPETKSDRWFLKIAPPFFTRGSSMKSPKVRADNEEASTSHSNMKVAVKLPSFQCLEPKGDEPGLLANDSARSPV; this is encoded by the coding sequence ATGGTTAATTTTAAAGCTCTTTCCGTTAATCTCCTCCTATTAGTATTACTATGTCCGGCGTCAGCTCAGCCATCAAATTCCTCTGATTCCGAGAATCGGTTCGAGTACCCGAGTGTCAGTCCTGCTATGGCAATTATCATAGTGATACTTATTGCTGCTCTTTTTTTCATTGCCTTCTTCTCAATTTACATACGCAACCGCGGTGCAGTTAACGGAAGCATCGGTCAAACCTTCTCCATGCGACGGCGTACTGCTGCTGCTACTCGTGGACTTGAAGATTCCGTCATCGAGACTTTTCCTACCTTTACTTACGTCGAAGTAAAGGATCATCATATTGGGAAGGGAGCTTTGGAATGTGCCGTGTGTTTGAACGAAtttgaagatgatgaaatgTTGCGTTTGATCCCTAAGTGTGATCACGTTTTTCATCCTGAATGCATCGATGCTTGGCTCAAATCTCATGTAACTTGCCCTGTTTGCCGAGCTGATCTTACTCCTAAACCTGATGAACCGATGCCGGTTCAAACTCCTGAGGTGAACCGGGAATTGGGGCAAGAACAGGAGAATACACAGCAAAATAACGAAGTTACGATTCAAATAGATGTAGATGAGAATTTGATGTCACAGCAAGAGGAGACCTCTGTAAAACCAGAAGTTAAACGAAATTTGAGTTTCAACGCGGTGAACCGGCCGCCGAGGTCTTTTTCTGTGAAGAGACCAAAGATGTTAAGCAAATTCAGGTCACATTCGACCGGTCACTCATTAGTGGTACCAGGGGAGAATTTAGACCGGTATACTCTTAGATTGCCGGAGAAGGTGAGGAAAGATGTAATGGACCGGGCTCTACTAAACCGGACAAGGAGCTGCGCAGTCACGCTACCAAGACACGGTAGCACCACAAGAGGATACAGAGCCGGTCCAGGAGAGGGAAGCAACAGAGGTGCAAGGTCATTCAAGCGAATCGACCGGTTCGATCCGGAAACAAAATCAGACCGGTGGTTTCTCAAGATTGCACCGCCATTCTTTACCAGAGGTTCATCAATGAAGTCACCAAAAGTAAGAGCTGATAACGAAGAAGCATCCACATCACACAGTAATATGAAAGTAGCAGTAAAATTGCCGTCCTTCCAATGCCTGGAGCCGAAAGGTGATGAACCGGGTTTATTGGCAAATGACTCGGCTCGATCTCCGGTTTAA
- the LOC107014547 gene encoding L-type lectin-domain containing receptor kinase S.1 has product MPPLSLLFIFINFTIFPSIFAIEFLFNSFTANTTPALTLIDDARLEPPVIRLTNDSNQFSLGRAFYPSQIPLKSASSSTSISSSFSTQFIFSVLPDDSSSPGFGIAFVLSASTSPPNALSSQYFGLFSNATVHTVAPLLAVEFDTGRNPEFNDPDRNHIGIDLNSIESIVTQTAGYYSSSGNDSDSFVPLNLRSGQNIHAWIDFNGPEFEINVTIAPAGMSRPVRTLLSYRNPIIANYMSAQMYMGFSASKTQWVEAQRLLAWSFSDSGVARDINTTNLPVFQLENSGSSLSSGAIAGIVIGSVVAVLGCLFVFYWFWWRKKEEDDVIEDWELDYWPHRFSNEELSQATKGFSKDELLGAGGFGKVYKGTLANNTEVAVKCVNHDSRQGIKEFMAEISTIGRLQHKNLVQMRGWCRKGYELMIVYDYMPNGSLNKWIFDKPEKVMNWVDRRRVLADVAEGLNYLHHGWEQVVVHRDIKSSNVLLDSEMRGRLGDFGLAKLYTHGGVPNTTRVVGTLGYLAPEVVTRANPTAASDVYSFGVVVLEVACGRRPIDLGIVLEEEEVLIDWVRQKYREGRLCEAADKRIKEQCSEEEMEAILKLGLTCCHPDPLRRPTMKEVVAVLLGENVDATPNELIVELAPTESNTRDRSDWSTEESEPLSAV; this is encoded by the coding sequence ATGCCACCATTATCACTGTTgttcattttcatcaattttacaATCTTCCCATCCATTTTCGCCATCGAATTTCTCTTCAACTCCTTCACTGCTAACACCACCCCTGCACTCACCCTCATCGACGATGCCCGCCTTGAGCCACCAGTTATCCGCCTCACAAATGACTCCAACCAATTTTCCCTTGGCCGAGCTTTTTACCCATCTCAAATTCCTTTAAAATCCGCTTCAAGTTCCACTTCAATTTCTTCCTCTTTCTCTACACAGTTCATCTTCTCTGTACTCCCGGATGATTCCTCTAGTCCCGGATTCGGAATTGCTTTTGTTCTCTCTGCTTCAACTTCTCCGCCTAATGCCCTCTCCAGTCAGTACTTTGGACTTTTCTCTAACGCCACCGTTCACACGGTGGCCCCACTTCTCGCCGTCGAGTTTGATACGGGTCGTAACCCGGAATTTAATGACCCAGATAGAAATCATATCGGGATTGATCTTAACAGCATTGAATCTATTGTTACCCAAACGGCTGGGTATTATAGTTCTTCTGGTAATGATAGTGATTCTTTTGTGCCTTTAAATTTGCGGTCTGGGCAAAATATACATGCTTGGATTGATTTTAATGGGCCTGAATTTGAGATTAATGTTACTATAGCTCCGGCGGGTATGTCACGGCCTGTTAGGACTTTGTTGAGTTATAGAAACCCCATAATTGCGAATTACATGTCTGCCCAGATGTATATGGGGTTCTCTGCTTCAAAGACTCAATGGGTTGAGGCGCAAAGACTTCTAGCTTGGAGTTTCAGTGATTCTGGAGTTGCAAGGGATATTAACACTACGAATTTGCCGGTTTTTCAGCTGGAAAATTCCGGGTCTTCGCTATCTTCTGGTGCTATTGCTGGGATTGTTATTGGTTCTGTGGTTGCTGTGTTGGGttgtttatttgtattttattggTTTTGGTGGCGTAAGAAGGAAGAAGATGATGTGATTGAAGATTGGGAACTTGATTACTGGCCTCATCGATTTTCAAATGAAGAGCTTAGCCAAGCTACAAAAGGGTTCTCTAAAGATGAGCTACTTGGGGCTGGTGGATTCGGTAAAGTATACAAGGGAACATTAGCTAATAACACAGAAGTGGCAGTGAAATGTGTGAACCATGACTCAAGACAAGGAATTAAGGAATTCATGGCTGAGATATCTACTATTGGAAGGCTTCAACACAAGAATTTAGTACAAATGAGAGGGTGGTGTAGGAAGGGGTATGAACTTATGATTGTGTATGATTACATGCCTAATGGGAGTTTGAATAAATGGATATTCGATAAGCCGGAGAAGGTTATGAATTGGGTAGACCGGAGGAGGGTCCTAGCTGATGTTGCTGAGGGGTTGAACTATTTGCATCATGGTTGGGAACAAGTTGTTGTACATAGGGATATTAAATCTAGCAATGTTTTGTTAGATAGTGAAATGAGAGGTAGACTGGGTGATTTTGGGCTAGCTAAGTTGTATACTCATGGTGGTGTCCCTAATACTACTAGAGTAGTAGGTACATTAGGGTACTTGGCACCTGAAGTGGTGACAAGGGCTAACCCAACTGCTGCTAGTGATGTTTATAGTTTTGGGGTGGTGGTTTTGGAGGTGGCATGTGGGCGAAGGCCGATTGACTTAGGGATTGTGTTGGAGGAAGAGGAAGTGTTGATTGATTGGGTTAGACAAAAGTACAGGGAAGGGCGATTATGTGAGGCAGCAGATAAAAGGATCAAGGAGCAGTGTTCGGAGGAAGAAATGGAAGCTATATTGAAACTAGGACTTACATGTTGTCACCCTGATCCTCTCCGTCGGCCTACTATGAAGGAGGTTGTTGCTGTATTGCTTGGTGAAAATGTCGATGCAACGCCAAATGAGTTGATCGTTGAATTAGCACCTACTGAAAGCAACACGAGAGATAGAAGCGACTGGTCAACTGAGGAATCAGAACCACTTTCGGCTGTGTAG
- the LOC107012243 gene encoding uncharacterized protein LOC107012243 isoform X2, with product MLNSINGTQVIKFLYSYGGRIVPRRSDGKLRYIGGFTRVLSVDKPISFAELMVKFGESCGSSMSLKCKLPTEDLDVLVSITCDEDLMNVIQEYDRVSALTNQEMKIRAVLFPLNSVKKVSPPSSPMSCFDFPASRMKPEKLRCFYSPPSYAAAAARCCSPALGYPVGGRKDGDPFGILSWQKGLEQLA from the exons ATGTTGAACTCTATCAACGGTACACAAGTGATCAAATTTCTGTATAGTTACGGTGGGAGAATCGTTCCCCGTCGTTCGGATGGAAAGCTCCGGTATATCGGTGGTTTTACCAGAGTTCTCTCTGTTGATAAGCCTATTTCGTTTGCAG AGTTGATGGTGAAGTTTGGTGAATCGTGTGGATCGTCTATGAGTTTGAAGTGTAAGTTGCCGACTGAGGATTTGGATGTTTTAGTTTCAATTACTTGTGATGAGGATCTGATGAATGTGATTCAAGAGTACGATCGTGTTTCTGCGTTGACGAATCAGGAGATGAAGATTAGAGCTGTTTTATTTCCGCTCAATTCGGTGAAAAAAGTTTCTCCTCCGTCATCTCCGATGTCGTGTTTTGACTTTCCGGCATCGAGAATGAAGCCGGAAAAGCTCAGATGTTTCTATTCACCTCCTTCGTATGCGGCCGCGGCTGCTAGGTGTTGTTCTCCAGCTTTGGGATATCCAGTCGGCGGAAGAAAAGACG GGGACCCATTTGGAATACTGAGCTGGCAAAAAGGATTGGAGCAACTTGCGTGA
- the LOC107012243 gene encoding uncharacterized protein LOC107012243 isoform X1: MLNSINGTQVIKFLYSYGGRIVPRRSDGKLRYIGGFTRVLSVDKPISFAELMVKFGESCGSSMSLKCKLPTEDLDVLVSITCDEDLMNVIQEYDRVSALTNQEMKIRAVLFPLNSVKKVSPPSSPMSCFDFPASRMKPEKLRCFYSPPSYAAAAARCCSPALGYPVGGRKDGGKFYYPCCDHGSPRHLYYVAQRNHSQ; encoded by the exons ATGTTGAACTCTATCAACGGTACACAAGTGATCAAATTTCTGTATAGTTACGGTGGGAGAATCGTTCCCCGTCGTTCGGATGGAAAGCTCCGGTATATCGGTGGTTTTACCAGAGTTCTCTCTGTTGATAAGCCTATTTCGTTTGCAG AGTTGATGGTGAAGTTTGGTGAATCGTGTGGATCGTCTATGAGTTTGAAGTGTAAGTTGCCGACTGAGGATTTGGATGTTTTAGTTTCAATTACTTGTGATGAGGATCTGATGAATGTGATTCAAGAGTACGATCGTGTTTCTGCGTTGACGAATCAGGAGATGAAGATTAGAGCTGTTTTATTTCCGCTCAATTCGGTGAAAAAAGTTTCTCCTCCGTCATCTCCGATGTCGTGTTTTGACTTTCCGGCATCGAGAATGAAGCCGGAAAAGCTCAGATGTTTCTATTCACCTCCTTCGTATGCGGCCGCGGCTGCTAGGTGTTGTTCTCCAGCTTTGGGATATCCAGTCGGCGGAAGAAAAGACGGTGGGAAGTTTTATTACCCTTGCTGTGACCATGGAAGCCCTAGGCATCTTTACTATGTTGCTCAACGAAACCATAGCCAATAG
- the LOC107012394 gene encoding uncharacterized protein LOC107012394 produces MSWEIEEIGEDSKSEVIGNNKDGGVINDVYVAVGKNDMYVLQWALDHAISPGIRVCLVHIFPPITYIPSPVGKLSSSQLTREQVQAYINEESNRRKNLLEKYIRLCNDAKVPVDTVLVESKSPGKALLDLISVVNVTSLVIGTKRSLSTIRVMKGHGIGEYVQKNAPASCQVNVVGEEGKKIKKGEAVQLKGNYSNPPSQPEIAKQSNRNLFEWMCFSPKFHGEVGRK; encoded by the exons ATGTCTTGGGAAATCGAAGAGATCGGAGAAGATAGCAAGAGTGAAGTGATTGGGAACAACAAAGATGGAGGAGTGATCAATGATGTTTATGTAGCAGTTGGCAAGAATGACATGTATGTTCTTCAATGGGCACTTGATCATGCCATCTCTCCAGGAATTCGCGTATGCCTTGTGCATATTTTTCCTCCCATTACCTACATCCCTTCACCAG TTGGCAAGTTATCAAGTAGCCAACTGACCAGAGAGCAGGTGCAAGCTTACATCAATGAAGAGAGCAACAGACGGAAGAATCTGTTGGAAAAATACATCCGCTTATGCAATGATGCCAAA GTACCAGTAGATACTGTACTTGTGGAGAGCAAATCACCAGGCAAAGCATTACTTGATCTAATATCTGTTGTCAATGTTACCAGCCTCGTTATTGGAACTAAACGATCACTTTCCACCAT ACGAGTGATGAAGGGACATGGAATTGGAGAATATGTTCAGAAGAATGCACCAGCTTCCTGTCAAGTTAACGTCGTTGGTGAAGAAGGCAAGAAGATAAAGAAAGGTGAAGCGGTGCAGCTAAAAGGCAATTATTCCAATCCTCCTTCACAGCCGGAGATTGCTAAACAATCTAACAGGAATTTATTTGAATGGATGTGTTTTTCTCCCAAGTTCCATGGAGAAGTCggaagaaaataa
- the LOC107014546 gene encoding ferric reduction oxidase 8, mitochondrial, with protein sequence MTKISSLLKLLLFLIFAGWLSVWLLKPTQLWTKTWKLAEKKASASFLTQSGLNCAVYTFPVIAIAIVGFVYLALKQKEAISRKGRSSLSVLSNPVVVNKYIGILSGFEILAVCLFVIFLAWTFYVRISNDFKKMVPMKSFTLSVWQYRVFRVATRSGLLAETCLALLLLPILRGMSVFQILGIQFEASVRYHVWLGTTMILFGTLHGGGTLLIWGIKHQLGDEMWKWQKTGRIYLAGEITLLIGLVIWITSLPQIRRKRFEIFYYTHHLYIVFLVFFLFHTGDRHFYMVLPGFFLFCLDKILRMIQSRPETYILSARIFPSKAIELTLPKDPRLTYAPTSVIFIKIPRISNFQWHPFSITSSSKVDKHTISILIKAEGRWTSTLCNMLHSKPDSEAGEMRFLQVATEGPYGPSSMDFLRYDSLLLVAGGIGVTPFLSILQEIASTRRSKNVLPVKIQLVYTTKDSKGICLLDSVLPHVFDAEQHYLQLKVFVTREHQSNRSLREVLNEVPKIQNIHFTNNRPGHAIYGLENLQWMSVLLLVVSVVFLAFLIITNHVFIKPDKKSPEQKTATSVVDILLICSFALALISGTLVATIWRWKRLREETPSFSEKESKAMKPTGANRVYDQHEIHYGARPNFKDIFSQLANESKGSSIGVFVCGPETLKESVATTCQLLSNGFQSGGQDHKPFFSFHSLNFSL encoded by the exons ATGACTAAAATTTCCTCTCTCCTTAAATTGCTACTTTTCTTGATATTTGCTGGATGGCTATCTGTTTGGCTTCTCAAGCCCACACAACTATGGACTAAAACTTGGAAGCTTGCAGAAAAAAAGGCATCAGCCTCATTCTTAACCCAATCTG GTCTTAATTGTGCTGTCTATACCTTTCCTGTTATTGCTATAGCTATAGTTGGTTTTGTTTACTTGGCACTGAAACAGAAGGAAGCAATCAGCAG GAAAGGGCGGTCTTCGCTATCTGTTCTCTCCAATCCAGTAGTTGTGAATAAGTACATAGGCATTCTGTCTGGTTTTGAAATCCTTGCTGTATGTCTATTCGTCATCTTTCTAGCATGGACATTCTATGTTCGTATCTCCAATGACTTCAAGAAGATGGTACCAATGAAATCATTCACTTTGTCTGT ATGGCAATACAGAGTATTTAGAGTGGCAACTAGGAGTGGTTTATTAGCAGAAACTTGCTTagctcttcttcttcttcccatCTTGAGGGGAATGTCAGTCTTTCAAATACTTGGCATCCAATTTGAAGCTTCGGTGAGATATCATGTTTGGCTTGGGACAACAATGATATTATTTGGTACATTACATGGTGGAGGTACTTTACTAATATGGGGTATCAAACATCAACTCGGAGATGAG ATGTGGAAATGGCAAAAAACAGGGCGTATTTACCTCGCGGGGGAGATCACTCTTCTTATAGGATTGGTCATTTGGATCACATCACTTCCACAGATAAGAAGGAAACGATTCGAGATCTTCTATTACACACATCACTTGTATATAGTTTTCTTGGTGTTTTTCCTGTTTCATACTGGAGATCGCCACTTCTACATGGTTTTGCCTggcttttttttgttttgcctTGACAAGATACTCCGAATGATTCAGTCAAGGCCAGAAACGTATATTCTTTCTGCTCGAATCTTTCCTTCCAAAGCCATCGAGTTGACACTGCCAAAAGATCCAA GGTTGACATATGCACCAACAAGCGTGATTTTTATCAAGATTCCAAGGATTTCCAATTTTCAATGGCATCCTTTTAGCATAACTTCTAGCTCGAAAGTAGATAAACACACCATCTCTATTTTGATCAAAGCTGAGGGAAGGTGGACAAGCACTCTCTGTAATATGCTACATTCAAAGCCTGATTCAGAAGCTGGTGAaatgagattcttgcaagtagCAACAGAAGGCCCTTATGGACCTTCGTCAATGGACTTTCTGAG ATACGATAGTCTACTTCTAGTGGCAGGTGGAATTGGGGTTACACCATTTTTGAGCATTCTGCAAGAAATTGCCTCTACAAGAAGAAGCAAAAACGTATTACCTGTAAAAATACAGCTTGTCTACACTACAAAAGACTCCAAAGGCATCTGCTTGTTAGATTCAGTTCTACCACATGTTTTCGATGCAGAACAACATTATCTACAACTGAAAGTGTTTGTGACACGTGAACACCAATCCAACAGATCGTTGCGAGAAGTGCTAAACGAGGTCCCAAAAATACAGAACATTCATTTCACCAACAATCGTCCCGGCCATGCAATATATGGACTTGAGAACTTACAATGGATGTCCGTCCTGCTTCTGGTGGTGTCTGTTGTTTTCCTAGCATTCCTTATCATCACCAACCATGTTTTTATCAAGCCTGATAAAAAGTCACCTGAACAGAAAACTGCTACTTCAGTAGTGGACATTCTTCTCATATGCTCTTTTGCATTAGCGTTAATATCCGGCACCTTGGTGGCTACCATATGGAGATGGAAGAGGCTAAGAGAAGAAACTCCATCATTTTCTGAAAAAGAAAGTAAAGCAATGAAACCAACAGGAGCAAACAGAGTTTACGATCAACACGAAATCCATTACGGAGCAAGACCAAACTTTAAAG ATATCTTTTCCCAACTTGCTAATGAATCCAAAGGATCTAGTATTGGCGTCTTCGTTTGTGGGCCTGAGACATTGAAAGAATCGGTCGCAACAACTTGTCAGCTACTTTCTAACGGTTTTCAAAGTGGAGGACAAGATCATAAACCATTTTTCAGCTTTCATTCTTTAAATTTCAGCCTCTAA
- the LOC107012393 gene encoding uncharacterized protein LOC107012393, with product MLQYPSFMLQYPCSTRIIPTSFLLPAQWPQPHSDELLLAMEESDFEEKCNEIRKMNSNLVVIGKTNIDNDKEDFDNEAEDDDADNGDESEGDDFEQETG from the exons atgTTGCAGTATCCATCCTTCATGTTACAGTATCCATGCTCTACTCGGATCATTCCGACGTCGTTTTTGCTCCCTGCTCAGTGGCCTCAGCCTCACAGCGACGAGCTCCTCCTTGCTATGGAGGAATCTGATTTCGAAGAAAAG TGTAATGAAATCAGAAAAATGAACAGCAACTTAGTTGTAATTGGGAAGACTAACATTGATAATGATAAAGAAGACTTTGACAATGAAGCAGAGGATGATGATGCAGACAATGGCGATGAATCAGAGGGTGATGACTTTGAGCAGGAAACTGGTTGA